Proteins from a single region of Hymenobacter aquaticus:
- a CDS encoding glycoside hydrolase family 30 protein has protein sequence MKTPNQLLTRLATALLLPALLLSACTSKPADAPAPGGGGGGVITPPVTGPSQVALWLTTTDQVALFRKSTAVLNFQAPTGNNPTIVVDTTQTYQSIDGFGYTLTGGSATLLNQLSATARAALLKELFATDETNIGVSYLRISIGASDLSDRPYTYDDLPSGQTDPTLAQFSLQPDKTDLIPVLKEILALNPTLKILGSPWSAPAWMKTNASLKGGSLKPEYYAAYADYFVKYLRAMQAEGITLDALTVQNEPLNPDNNPSLYMTAAEQGTFIKQNLGPALRAAGLSTKIILYDHNADRTDYPLAILADAAVRPYVDGSAFHLYAGNISALSAVHAAYPDKGVYFTEQWVGGPGNFAGDFSWHVNNLIIGATRNWSKNVLEWNLAADQNYGPRTQGGCPNCLGALTINGGSVTRNTAYYTVAHASKFVRPGSVRVATNLPANLPNVAFKAPNGRKVLIVQNSGATQTFDISYRGKVVSSTLTAGAVGTYVW, from the coding sequence ATGAAAACCCCGAACCAACTTCTGACCCGCCTGGCCACGGCCCTGCTGCTCCCGGCCCTGCTGCTGAGCGCCTGCACCTCCAAGCCCGCCGACGCCCCGGCTCCGGGCGGCGGCGGGGGCGGCGTCATCACGCCGCCCGTCACGGGCCCGTCGCAGGTGGCCCTGTGGCTGACCACCACCGACCAGGTGGCGCTGTTCCGGAAAAGCACGGCGGTGCTGAATTTTCAGGCCCCGACCGGCAACAACCCCACCATCGTGGTGGACACGACCCAAACGTATCAGTCGATAGACGGGTTTGGCTACACGCTCACGGGGGGCAGCGCCACGCTGCTGAATCAGCTGAGCGCCACCGCCCGGGCCGCGCTGCTCAAGGAGCTGTTTGCCACCGACGAAACCAATATCGGGGTCAGCTACCTGCGCATCAGCATCGGGGCCTCCGACCTGAGCGACCGGCCCTACACCTACGACGATCTGCCTTCCGGGCAGACCGACCCCACCCTGGCCCAGTTCAGCCTGCAGCCCGACAAGACCGACCTGATTCCGGTGCTCAAGGAAATTCTGGCGCTGAATCCCACGCTCAAGATTCTGGGCTCCCCGTGGTCGGCCCCGGCCTGGATGAAAACCAACGCCAGCCTGAAGGGCGGCTCGCTCAAGCCCGAGTACTACGCGGCCTACGCCGACTACTTCGTGAAGTACCTCAGGGCCATGCAGGCCGAGGGCATCACGCTGGATGCCCTGACGGTGCAGAACGAGCCCCTGAACCCCGACAACAACCCCAGCCTGTATATGACGGCCGCCGAGCAGGGCACTTTCATCAAGCAGAACCTGGGCCCCGCCTTGCGCGCGGCCGGACTCAGCACCAAGATTATCCTGTATGACCACAACGCCGACCGCACCGACTACCCGCTGGCTATCCTGGCCGACGCGGCGGTGCGGCCCTACGTGGATGGCTCGGCGTTTCACCTCTACGCCGGCAACATCAGCGCCCTGAGTGCAGTGCACGCGGCCTACCCCGACAAGGGCGTCTACTTCACCGAGCAGTGGGTGGGCGGGCCCGGCAACTTCGCCGGCGACTTCAGCTGGCACGTGAATAACCTCATCATCGGGGCCACGCGCAACTGGAGCAAGAACGTGCTGGAGTGGAACCTGGCCGCCGACCAGAACTACGGCCCCCGCACCCAGGGCGGCTGCCCCAACTGCCTGGGCGCGCTGACCATCAACGGCGGCAGCGTGACGCGCAACACGGCCTACTACACCGTGGCCCACGCCAGCAAGTTCGTGCGGCCCGGCTCGGTGCGCGTGGCTACCAACCTGCCCGCCAACCTGCCCAACGTGGCCTTCAAAGCGCCCAATGGCCGGAAGGTGCTCATCGTGCAGAACAGCGGGGCCACCCAAACCTTCGACATCAGCTACCGGGGCAAGGTCGTCAGTTCGACGCTGACCGCCGGGGCCGTGGGCACCTACGTCTGGTAA